Proteins encoded within one genomic window of Humulus lupulus chromosome 1, drHumLupu1.1, whole genome shotgun sequence:
- the LOC133791215 gene encoding beta-carotene isomerase D27, chloroplastic isoform X1 has product MEATHLLPTRNLCSTSCWPNQRLVAPWRRRSSSSSSSIVVSVLTPPADNRIALTDGSSLRPPEVSLGDYSDSWFDRIAINHLSQSVQAATGLRNSKSGYDSLVEAATAASKSFGPSKQRELVIQALEKAFPRPILSLIKTLLPQSKFAREYFAVFTTLFFAWLVGPCEVRESEINGRREKNVVHINKCRFLEKTNCVGLCSNLCKVPSQTFIKESLGMSVNMVPNFEDMSCEMIFGQDPPALMDDPAFKQPCYKLCKAKQRHNTKCPT; this is encoded by the exons ATGGAAGCAACACATCTCTTACCAACCAGGAACCTTTGCTCAACTTCATGCTGGCCAAACCAGAGGCTTGTTGCACCTTGGAGGAGAAGAtcatcttcttcatcatcatcgaTTGTTGTTTCGGTGCTTACACCGCCTGCAGATAACAGAATCGCCTTGACCGACGGGAGCAGTTTAAGGCCACCAGAGGTATCCCTTGGAGACTACAGTGATAGCTGGTTTGATAGGATTGCCATAAACCATCTCTCGCAAAGTGTTCAGGCCGCAACAG GGCTGAGAAATAGTAAGAGTGGTTATGATAGCTTGGTGGAGGCAGCTACTGCGGCTTCAAAGAGCTTTGGTCCATCGAAACAGCGTGAACTTGTCATACAAGCTCTTGAGAAAGCTTTTCCCAGGCCAATCCTCTCCCTG ATAAAAACATTGCTTCCACAATCTAAATTTGCAAGAGAGTACTTCGCTGTCTTCACTACCTTGTTTTTTGCGTGGTTGGTCGGTCCCTGCGAG GTCAGGGAATCGGAGATCAatggaagaagagaaaaaaacgTAGTCCACATAAACAAATGCAG GTTTTTAGAGAAGACCAATTGTGTAGGCTTGTGCAGTAATCTCTGTAAGGTACCATCTCAGACTTTCATAAAGGAATCCCTGGGGATGTCAGTCAACATGGTTCCAA ATTTTGAAGATATGAGTTGCGAGATGATATTTGGTCAGGATCCTCCAGCACTGATGGATGATCCAGCATTCAAGCAACCGTGCTACAAATTAT GCAAAGCAAAACAAAGGCACAATACCAAATGTCCTACCTAA
- the LOC133791215 gene encoding beta-carotene isomerase D27, chloroplastic isoform X2, with protein MEATHLLPTRNLCSTSCWPNQRLVAPWRRRSSSSSSSIVVSVLTPPADNRIALTDGSSLRPPEVSLGDYSDSWFDRIAINHLSQSVQAATGLRNSKSGYDSLVEAATAASKSFGPSKQRELVIQALEKAFPRPILSLIKTLLPQSKFAREYFAVFTTLFFAWLVGPCEVRESEINGRREKNVVHINKCRFLEKTNCVGLCSNLCKILKI; from the exons ATGGAAGCAACACATCTCTTACCAACCAGGAACCTTTGCTCAACTTCATGCTGGCCAAACCAGAGGCTTGTTGCACCTTGGAGGAGAAGAtcatcttcttcatcatcatcgaTTGTTGTTTCGGTGCTTACACCGCCTGCAGATAACAGAATCGCCTTGACCGACGGGAGCAGTTTAAGGCCACCAGAGGTATCCCTTGGAGACTACAGTGATAGCTGGTTTGATAGGATTGCCATAAACCATCTCTCGCAAAGTGTTCAGGCCGCAACAG GGCTGAGAAATAGTAAGAGTGGTTATGATAGCTTGGTGGAGGCAGCTACTGCGGCTTCAAAGAGCTTTGGTCCATCGAAACAGCGTGAACTTGTCATACAAGCTCTTGAGAAAGCTTTTCCCAGGCCAATCCTCTCCCTG ATAAAAACATTGCTTCCACAATCTAAATTTGCAAGAGAGTACTTCGCTGTCTTCACTACCTTGTTTTTTGCGTGGTTGGTCGGTCCCTGCGAG GTCAGGGAATCGGAGATCAatggaagaagagaaaaaaacgTAGTCCACATAAACAAATGCAG GTTTTTAGAGAAGACCAATTGTGTAGGCTTGTGCAGTAATCTCTGTAAG ATTTTGAAGATATGA